A region of the Massilia sp. erpn genome:
TGACGCTCGGCATCCAGAACCTGTTCGACAAGGAGCCGCCATTCACCGCCCACAATGTGGACGAAGTGGTGGGCGCCGGCTGGGATCCCCGCGTGGCCGATCCGCGCGGCCGCGCCCTGTCCATTCTGCTGAAGTACAAGTTCATGTAAGTCTGGTGCCAGCCCCTGTACGCTGGTTCTGCCCTTTACGGCGGCACTCCCTGACGGTGCCGCCGTTTTTTTATGCGCGCTCCGCCTGAATGCCGGCGGCGGTAGAATGGGCTGCATGGCCATCTTCAACCGCAAGGCCGTTGCCTATGTGGCCAGCCATCCCTTGCATTTCGTGCTGCAATGCCTGCGCGGCTTCCGCGCCAATCAAGGGCTGCTGCTGGCGGGCGCCGTCGCCTATTATTCGCTGCTGTCCCTGGTGCCGCTGCTGATGCTGGTAGTGGTAGCCCTGTCCCATGTGATCGATCCGGCCGAGCTGTTGACCACCATGGGCCGCTATCTGGAGTGGCTGCTGCCCGGCCAGTCGCGCGCCATCGTGACCGAGATCGCCCACTTCCTGCAGCACCGCGACCTGATTGGCGGCGTGCTGGTGCTGACCATGCTGTTTTTCAGCTCGCTCGCCTTCTCCGTGCTGGAAAGCGCCATGTGCGTGATCTTCGTCCACCGCGCCGAAGTGCGGCGGCGCCATTACCTGATTTCCGCCATCCTGCCTTACTGCTACATCCTCTCGCTCGGCATCGGCGCCCTGGTCGTCACCCTGGTGGCGGGCAGCCTGCAAGTGATCGGCGAGGAAAGCGTGCGCCTGTTCGGCCATGACTGGTCGCTCAATGGCCTGTCCGGCGTGCTGCTGTATTTGCTCGGCATGGCGGGCGAGGTGCTGCTGCTCAGCTCCATCTATATGGTGATGCCGGTTGGCCGCCTGTCGTGGCAGCACGCCTTGCTGGGCGGCGCCACGGCGGCCCTGCTGTGGGAGATCGCGCGCCATCTGCTGGTCTGGTACTTCAGCACCCTGTCGCAGGTGAATGTGGTGTATGGCTCGCTGACCACGGCCATCGTCGTCATGTTCAGCCTGGAGATCGGCGCCACCCTGCTGCTGTTCGGCGCCCAGGTCATCGCCGAATACGAATGCGTGGCGGGCGATGGCGGCCGCCTGGCGGCGCTGGAGCAGGCTTAGTCGGTCGGCAGGCGGATGGTGAAGCGCGCGCCGCCCATGGGCGAGCTGTCCACCGCGATCGCGCCGCCATGCAGCTCGATGGCCTTGCGCGCGATCGACAGGCCCAGGCCGAAACCGCCGGTGCTGCGGTCGCGGCTGCGGTCCAGGCGGTAAAAGGGTTCGAAGATTTTCTCGCGCTCCGCTTCCGGAATGCCGGGGCCATCGTCCTCCACCACGATGCGCACGCCGTCCAGGCGGCGCGCCGCCGACAGCGCCACCCGCGTGGCTGCATACTTCTGCGCATTGCGCAGCAGATTGCAGACCGCGCGCAGCAGCAGGCGGCGGTCGCCGCGATAGCTGTCCACATTGTCGGCCACCAGCACGTCGAGGGCGGGAGCGGCCGGCGGCAGGGAGTCGGCCACGCCGCGCAGGGTCTCCGCCAGATTGAAGCGCTCGCGTTTGACCGGCTGGTCGCTGCCCATGCGTATCATGCCCAGCAGCTCGCTGACCAGCTGGTTCAGCTCCTGCAGATCGCCCTCCATGGCGGCGATGCGTTCTTCCAGCGCCGGCGATTGGGCCGCATCGCGCAGCAGTTCCAGCGCGAATTCCAGGCGTGCGATCGGCGTGCGGATTTCATGCGAGACCGAATGCAGCAAGCTGCTTTGTGCATCGAGCAGGCGCTCGATGCGTTCGGCCATATGGTTGAAGCATTCCGCCAGCGGATGGATCGCTTCGCTGGCCGGCAGGTGCACGCGCGCCGTCAACTGTCCCTGGCCGAATTGGTCGGCCATCTGCGCCAGCTTCTGCAGCGAGCGCCAGTGCGTGCGCGACCAGGCGGCAATCGGCACCAGCACCACCAGCGCCACGATCAGATAACGCACCGCCTCCATCTTCAGCGCCAGGCCGACATCGATCGGCAAATCCTGGGCGTGGATGGCTTCTTCGTTGCTGCCGATATAGCGGTCGCCCATCAGATCGACGCGGCGCAGGAAGGCCTTGTTGCGCACGTCGATCACCACCTCGCCGCGCTCGAAGGCAGCGTGGGTGCTGGCCGGCAGCAGCTGGCGCGCCGCCGCCAGCGGCAGCAGGTCGAAGCGCACGTCAGACACTTCGCGCACCTTGTTCAGGCGTCCCAGCCACTCGTCGGCAGGCGCCTGGTCGACATATTGCTCGAGCAGGAAAATCTGGCCCGCCGCCTGGCGCCGCGCGATGCTTTCCTGCGGGTCGCCGAACAGCCAGCTCATGGCGAAATAGGCGATAACCGCCGCCACGCTGATCGACAGCGTCACCAGTAGGGCAAAGCGGCGGAACAGGCGGTTCATGGGCGGGATTGTATAAGAGTTAAGCTTCCGCCAAACGTTTCACTTACAAATTTAAGACAATTCGCCCGCATTTGCAGGACGAATCTCTACCGTGCGGGCACTAAGATGAATTCATTGATAACAAGGAGTCCCTATGAGCAAACCACCCATCGCCATGGCTGGACGGTCCGGTTTCTGCTCTGTCCAGGATAATGCGCATATCGCAGCTCAGCTAGAATAGCGGGCATGCCTGTCCTCCGCCCATGCCATGCGCCCCCGTCTGCGCCACGCCCCCGCTGCCTTGCCAGGCGCCGAACGGCTGTGCTGAACGCGATCCCGGCACCGGCCGCTCCGCTTTTGTCATGAAGCCCTTGCGACTTCTCCCGGCCTGGCTGTCCCTGCTGGCAGTGGGGATGGCGTTCGCCCAGGGCGAGTGGATCAGCTACCGCGACGCCTACCGCGTCATGGTGCAGTTCGAGAAGTACGGCAAGCCCAAGCACTTCCTGCAAAACCACTACCAGGTCAGCGCGCGCGACGGCCAGTTGCCCGACGGTTTGCGCCTGACCCTGAACGTCAAGGCCAGCCAGCTCAATCTGCCGCTGGACGCCACCGGCCGCACCACCTTCCCGCTGCTGAAAAGTGCGTATGAGGAGAACGCGGCCCTGGTCCTGAACCGCAAGATCAGCCAATACACCTTCCAGCCGCGCCTCTCGATCATCGTGCGCCTGGACGGCTTGTACGAGGGCGTGGACTTGCGCAGCGCTTGCGAGCAGGCCTTGCAGTACCAGCGTTACCTGGATGCGGCCGCCTACGGCAGCCGGCGCTGCGGCGGCGTGCGTTTCGGCTTCCTGCGCAAGGGCGAGGCCCAGGTGCGCGTGCGCGATGGCGAGAAAGAAAATCTGCTGCCGGTGGCCGAAGGCGCGATCTTCGATGCCGATCCGAACACCGGCTTTCGCCTCGTGGTCTACCGCTTCCAGGACTGGCCGGAGAAGGTGCAGCTGATCAGCCAGAACGCGCCGCTCGCCATCGTGCCCGTGATCGAGTGATCAGTTCCAGGCCGAGGGCGAAAACAGATAGCCTTCGCCCCATACCGTCTTGATTTTTTCCGATTCGCCGTCGTCGAATTTGCGGCGCAGCTTGGAGATGCTGTTATCGATGCTGCGGTCCAGGCCATCGAACTCGATGCCGCGCATCTTCTTCAGCAGCGCATCGCGCGACAGCACGCGGCCGGCCGATTCGGCCAGCACCAGCAGCAGCTTGTATTCCGTGTTGCTGAGCAGTGCCGGCTCGCCGCGCCAGGTCACGGTGCGGTCGCTGGTGGCGATGTTCAGCGCGCCGAACACCATGCCATTGCTGGCCTGCTTATCCTGGGCGCGGCGCAGCAGGGCGCGCAGGCGTGCCAGCAGCACGCGCGGCTGCACCGGCTTGTTGACGAAATCGTCGGCACCCTGCTCCAGCAGGGACACTTCATCATAGGAATCTTCGCGCGCCGTCATCACCAGGATGGGCACCTTGCTGATGTCGCGCAACTGGCGCGACACCTGCATGCCGTCCAGGCCGGGCAGCATCAGGTCCAGGATCACCGCATCGGCCGGACTGGCCTTGAAGCTGGCCAGCGCCTGGTCGCCGCGGCCCACCACCGTCACCTTGAATTCATAGGCGCCCAGGTATTCCGTTACCAGCTCGGCCAGGCGCGCATCGTCCTCCACCAGCAATACTTGGTACATGGCCATCCTCCATCGAAGATAGCTATTTTATAAGAGTGAAAAAGGAAAAGACACAATGTGCCCGGCTTGAGGACAAATGAATACACTTTCATGACAAATGCCGCCACCTGGACCGGTGGCGGCATCCATCTTACAGCGCGCGGGCGATCAGCAGCTTCTGGATATCGCTGGTGCCTTCGTAGATCTGGCACACGCGCGCATCGCGGTAGATGCGCTCGACCGGGAAGTCGCTGACATAACCGTAGCCGCCATGGATCTGGATCGCATCCGAACAGACGCGCTCCGCCATTTCGGAAGCGAACAGCTTGGCCATGGCCGCCTCCTTCAGGCAGGGCAGGCCGGCATCCTTCATCGCCGCCGCATGCAGGATCAGCTGGCGCGCCGCCTCAAGCTGGGTCGCCATATCGGACAGCTTGAACTGCACCGACTGGTGTTCGAAGATCGGCTTGCCGAAGGTTTCGCGCTCGCGCGCATACTTGAGCGCGGCCTCGTAGGCCGAACGCGCCATGCCCACCGATTGCGAGGCGATGCCGATGCGGCCACCCTCCAGGCCCGACAGCGCGATCTTGTAACCCATGCCTTCCTCGCCGATCAGGTTCCCGGCCGGGATGCGGCAATTCTCGAACACGATCTGGGCCGTGTCGGAAGAATGCTGGCCCATCTTCTGTTCCAGGCCCGCCACGATATAGCCCGGCGTGGAAGTGGGCACCCAGAAGGCCGAAATGCCCTTCTTGCCGGCCGCCTTGTCCGTCACCGCCATGACGATGGCGACGTCGGCATACTTGCCGCTGGTGATGAACTGCTTCACGCCGTTCAGCACGTAATGGTCGCCATCGCGCGTGGCCGTGGTGCGCAGGGCGGCGGCATCGCTGCCCGTATGCGGCTCGGTCAGGCAGAAGGCGCCCAGCAGCTCGCCCTGGGCCAGCGGCCGCAGCCACTGCTCCTTTTGCTGCGCATTGGCATACATCATGGCGATGCTGCACACCGGGCAGTTGTTGACCGAGATGATGGTCGACGTGCCGCCATCGCCGGCCGCGATCTCTTCCAGCACCAAGGCCAGCGACACATAGTCGAGGCCGGCGCCGCCCAATTCCTCCGGCACGGCCACGCCGAAGGCACCCAGCGCCGCCAGCTCCTTCAGCTCTGCCTGCGGAAAATAATGTTCCTTATCCCAGCGCCCCGCATTGGGCGCCAGCCGCTCCTGCGCAAACGTGCGCAGCGCGTCCCGAATCATCTGATGCTCTTCACTCAAAATCATTGCAATCCTTCTGACTGTTCAGCCCGTGTCCACCTTGGGGTCAGACCCCGATCAGACACGGACTCAGCTGTATAACGGCAGAGCTCGTGTCCGAATGGGGTCTGACCCCACGGTGGACACGGGCTCGGCGGTGGCTTGGCGCTTACCAGGCGATGGGGCTGCCGTCGTAGTTGAGGTAGGCGGGTTTGTCGCTGGCGGGCAGGCGGGCCAGGGTGGCGCGCAGGCCGCTGGCGCTTTCTTCGGCGGAGATGTCGGCGCCGGCGCCGCCCATCTCGGTCCGGACCCAGCCGGGATGGAAGGCGACGCAGGTGACGCCCTTGCCGCCGTACAGCAGGGCGGTGTCGATCAGCACCGAATTCAGCGCCGCCTTGCTGGCGCGGTAGAGCGAGCCGCTGGCATGGCTGCGCTCGCTGAGCGAACCCATGCGCGAGGACAGCACGGCCAGCTTGCCGCGCGCCAGACTGACCAGCGGCGCCAGGATCGGCAACAGCCGCATCGCCGCCAGCACATTGGTGTGCATCACCTGGTCGAAGTCGCTCTGGGTGGGGAAGCCGTCGTGGCGCGGGCCGTACACGCCCGCGTTC
Encoded here:
- a CDS encoding YihY/virulence factor BrkB family protein, which encodes MAIFNRKAVAYVASHPLHFVLQCLRGFRANQGLLLAGAVAYYSLLSLVPLLMLVVVALSHVIDPAELLTTMGRYLEWLLPGQSRAIVTEIAHFLQHRDLIGGVLVLTMLFFSSLAFSVLESAMCVIFVHRAEVRRRHYLISAILPYCYILSLGIGALVVTLVAGSLQVIGEESVRLFGHDWSLNGLSGVLLYLLGMAGEVLLLSSIYMVMPVGRLSWQHALLGGATAALLWEIARHLLVWYFSTLSQVNVVYGSLTTAIVVMFSLEIGATLLLFGAQVIAEYECVAGDGGRLAALEQA
- a CDS encoding ATP-binding protein — its product is MNRLFRRFALLVTLSISVAAVIAYFAMSWLFGDPQESIARRQAAGQIFLLEQYVDQAPADEWLGRLNKVREVSDVRFDLLPLAAARQLLPASTHAAFERGEVVIDVRNKAFLRRVDLMGDRYIGSNEEAIHAQDLPIDVGLALKMEAVRYLIVALVVLVPIAAWSRTHWRSLQKLAQMADQFGQGQLTARVHLPASEAIHPLAECFNHMAERIERLLDAQSSLLHSVSHEIRTPIARLEFALELLRDAAQSPALEERIAAMEGDLQELNQLVSELLGMIRMGSDQPVKRERFNLAETLRGVADSLPPAAPALDVLVADNVDSYRGDRRLLLRAVCNLLRNAQKYAATRVALSAARRLDGVRIVVEDDGPGIPEAEREKIFEPFYRLDRSRDRSTGGFGLGLSIARKAIELHGGAIAVDSSPMGGARFTIRLPTD
- a CDS encoding response regulator transcription factor, which codes for MYQVLLVEDDARLAELVTEYLGAYEFKVTVVGRGDQALASFKASPADAVILDLMLPGLDGMQVSRQLRDISKVPILVMTAREDSYDEVSLLEQGADDFVNKPVQPRVLLARLRALLRRAQDKQASNGMVFGALNIATSDRTVTWRGEPALLSNTEYKLLLVLAESAGRVLSRDALLKKMRGIEFDGLDRSIDNSISKLRRKFDDGESEKIKTVWGEGYLFSPSAWN
- a CDS encoding acyl-CoA dehydrogenase family protein translates to MILSEEHQMIRDALRTFAQERLAPNAGRWDKEHYFPQAELKELAALGAFGVAVPEELGGAGLDYVSLALVLEEIAAGDGGTSTIISVNNCPVCSIAMMYANAQQKEQWLRPLAQGELLGAFCLTEPHTGSDAAALRTTATRDGDHYVLNGVKQFITSGKYADVAIVMAVTDKAAGKKGISAFWVPTSTPGYIVAGLEQKMGQHSSDTAQIVFENCRIPAGNLIGEEGMGYKIALSGLEGGRIGIASQSVGMARSAYEAALKYARERETFGKPIFEHQSVQFKLSDMATQLEAARQLILHAAAMKDAGLPCLKEAAMAKLFASEMAERVCSDAIQIHGGYGYVSDFPVERIYRDARVCQIYEGTSDIQKLLIARAL
- a CDS encoding SDR family oxidoreductase; amino-acid sequence: MATALIIGASRGIGHELVRQYLAAGWRVIATARKAQDCDALEAMGADTHELDVNNVEAVAALGWKLDGEHLDVAILNAGVYGPRHDGFPTQSDFDQVMHTNVLAAMRLLPILAPLVSLARGKLAVLSSRMGSLSERSHASGSLYRASKAALNSVLIDTALLYGGKGVTCVAFHPGWVRTEMGGAGADISAEESASGLRATLARLPASDKPAYLNYDGSPIAW